Proteins encoded within one genomic window of Thermodesulfobacteriota bacterium:
- a CDS encoding DNA repair exonuclease, with product MASFSFIHTADIHLDSPLRGLEGMEGAAVERIRTATRKAFANLVTEAVEREVDFVVIAGDLYDGDWRDYRTGLFFVAQMGRLAGAGIQAFILYGNHDAESRITRRLTLPDNVKVFSAKKPETFRLEDIGAALHGQGYHTRDVRENLAALYPDPVPGAFNIGVLHTGMGGMGGHENYAPCAVGELVARGYDYWALGHVHQGSVVHERPHIVFPGNIQGRHIRETGPKGGRLITVEDNEIISFEPLRTDVVRWEILRVNVEGCERMSDAVECVRSAIEEAINSRADGRMLACRIELGGAAAIHESLLVSGEHILAEARAVAHGFGEEAAWIERVVVSTEPLRGEDADAGEIPGGLHDILGAAAADTDLHKLLRTDLGDMISKLPSDLRNSVDDTVLSAALGADYSALAEHAREYLSALLKARKD from the coding sequence TTGGCGTCATTCAGCTTTATACACACAGCCGACATTCACCTGGACAGCCCGCTGAGGGGGCTCGAAGGGATGGAAGGCGCGGCGGTCGAGCGCATACGCACGGCGACGCGGAAGGCTTTTGCCAACCTCGTCACCGAGGCCGTGGAAAGAGAGGTGGACTTCGTCGTCATAGCGGGCGACCTGTACGACGGCGACTGGAGGGATTACCGGACGGGCCTCTTCTTCGTGGCCCAGATGGGCCGCCTCGCCGGTGCGGGAATCCAGGCGTTCATTCTCTACGGCAACCACGACGCCGAAAGCCGGATTACGAGGCGGCTGACGCTTCCCGATAACGTGAAAGTATTTTCGGCGAAAAAGCCGGAGACGTTCAGGCTCGAAGATATAGGCGCGGCCCTCCACGGACAGGGTTACCACACGCGGGACGTCAGGGAGAACCTCGCAGCCCTTTACCCCGACCCCGTCCCCGGGGCGTTTAACATCGGCGTTCTGCATACGGGAATGGGGGGCATGGGCGGGCACGAAAACTACGCGCCGTGCGCCGTCGGCGAGCTCGTCGCCCGGGGGTACGACTACTGGGCGCTCGGCCACGTGCACCAGGGGAGCGTGGTCCACGAAAGGCCCCACATAGTGTTCCCCGGCAATATCCAGGGACGTCACATACGCGAGACGGGCCCCAAGGGCGGGCGTCTTATAACCGTCGAGGATAACGAAATCATATCCTTCGAGCCGCTCCGGACGGACGTCGTACGCTGGGAGATTTTGAGGGTGAACGTCGAGGGCTGCGAGCGGATGTCCGACGCCGTAGAGTGCGTGAGGAGCGCGATAGAGGAAGCGATAAACAGCCGGGCCGACGGCCGCATGCTCGCGTGCCGCATCGAGCTAGGCGGCGCGGCGGCGATACACGAGAGCCTCCTCGTATCCGGGGAGCACATCCTGGCCGAGGCGCGCGCCGTGGCGCACGGGTTCGGCGAGGAGGCGGCGTGGATAGAGCGCGTCGTCGTATCCACCGAGCCCCTTCGCGGCGAGGACGCGGACGCCGGGGAAATCCCCGGCGGCCTCCACGACATACTGGGCGCCGCCGCGGCGGACACCGACCTCCACAAGCTCCTCAGGACCGATCTCGGCGATATGATATCGAAGCTCCCGTCCGACCTCAGAAACAGCGTGGACGACACCGTTTTGAGCGCCGCCCTCGGGGCCGACTATTCCGCGCTCGCGGAGCACGCACGCGAATACCTGAGCGCACTACTCAAGGCGAGGAAAGACTGA
- a CDS encoding TerC family protein, with the protein MELLAGALRVDVMGKDLWMWMLFLALVLTLLALDLGVLHKERREISIKESLILSAGYIVIALIFGAWVWWSMGKVSGINYLTGYFVEKSLSMDNIFVISLIFSYFGIPRLYQHRVLFWGILGVIILRAIMIGVGATLVERFEWILFIFGGFLVLTGIKMLFSADHDPDMTDNAFLKFLRNHIAVTDRLHGEKFFVTEKNPVTGKTARLATPLFLALIMVEGADIVFAVDSIPAIFAITTDTYIVYTSNIFAILGLRALYFALAAMVSRFIYLKYALSAVLIFIGGKIFWSHFVGKVDPLVSLTVTLVLLAGGVVVSLLKTKPVEAGP; encoded by the coding sequence ATGGAACTTCTGGCAGGAGCTTTAAGGGTCGATGTAATGGGCAAAGACCTCTGGATGTGGATGCTCTTCCTGGCCCTTGTGCTGACGCTTCTTGCGCTCGATCTGGGGGTGCTTCACAAGGAGAGGCGCGAGATTTCGATAAAGGAGAGCCTCATCCTGAGCGCGGGGTATATTGTGATAGCGCTCATTTTCGGCGCGTGGGTCTGGTGGTCCATGGGCAAGGTGTCGGGGATAAATTACCTTACGGGATATTTCGTCGAGAAGAGCCTCTCGATGGATAATATCTTCGTCATATCGCTTATTTTCTCGTACTTCGGGATACCGCGCCTCTACCAGCACAGGGTGCTTTTCTGGGGTATTCTGGGGGTGATTATACTCCGCGCTATAATGATCGGCGTCGGTGCGACACTGGTCGAGAGATTCGAGTGGATACTCTTCATATTCGGCGGCTTTCTCGTGCTCACCGGAATAAAGATGCTGTTTTCGGCCGACCACGATCCGGACATGACGGACAACGCATTCCTCAAATTCCTCAGGAATCACATAGCCGTTACCGACAGGCTCCACGGCGAGAAGTTCTTCGTGACCGAAAAAAATCCTGTCACCGGCAAAACGGCGAGGCTCGCGACGCCGCTGTTCCTGGCGCTGATAATGGTGGAGGGGGCGGACATAGTCTTCGCCGTCGATTCGATACCGGCCATCTTCGCGATAACGACCGATACATATATAGTATATACAAGCAATATATTCGCCATACTCGGGCTCAGGGCGCTTTATTTCGCCCTCGCGGCTATGGTGAGCAGGTTTATTTACCTGAAGTACGCCCTGTCGGCGGTGCTGATCTTCATCGGGGGGAAGATCTTCTGGAGCCACTTCGTCGGCAAGGTCGATCCGCTCGTGTCGCTGACCGTGACGCTCGTCCTCCTCGCGGGAGGCGTGGTAGTGTCGCTCCTTAAGACGAAGCCCGTCGAAGCGGGTCCGTAG
- a CDS encoding SDR family NAD(P)-dependent oxidoreductase, with product MKLRGKKALITGGARGIGRGITRAYLKEGASVLICGRNEINLKSACNELSGAGDIDYVVTDIAVRDEVRHLAAAVAERWRALDILVNNASVLGVRAPVAEYPEDVWDEVVQINLNAQFYVTKAMIPLLLPGGSIINVSSSVGRKGKREWGAYAASKFGLEGLTQVLADELAEVGIRVNSVNPGGTRTDMRADAYPDEDPETIPTPEDISPVFVYLASDESAGDNGKEFNARDWIKAG from the coding sequence ATGAAGCTCAGGGGTAAAAAGGCGCTGATTACGGGCGGGGCCAGGGGGATAGGGCGCGGCATAACCAGGGCGTATTTGAAGGAAGGCGCGTCCGTACTCATATGCGGGCGTAACGAGATAAACCTGAAATCCGCCTGTAACGAGCTTTCGGGCGCGGGCGACATCGACTACGTCGTCACGGATATCGCGGTCAGGGATGAAGTCAGGCATCTGGCCGCCGCCGTCGCGGAAAGGTGGAGGGCCCTCGACATCCTCGTCAACAACGCCAGCGTTCTCGGCGTGAGAGCGCCCGTCGCCGAGTACCCGGAAGACGTCTGGGACGAGGTTGTGCAGATAAACCTGAACGCGCAGTTCTACGTTACGAAAGCCATGATCCCGCTCCTTTTGCCGGGGGGCTCGATAATAAACGTGAGCTCCAGCGTCGGCAGGAAGGGAAAGCGCGAATGGGGTGCGTACGCGGCCTCGAAATTCGGCCTCGAAGGGCTGACGCAAGTCCTCGCCGACGAGCTTGCCGAAGTTGGGATACGCGTAAACTCGGTCAATCCCGGCGGCACGCGGACGGACATGAGGGCCGACGCATATCCCGACGAAGACCCCGAAACCATCCCTACCCCCGAAGATATCTCGCCCGTGTTCGTTTACCTCGCCTCGGACGAATCGGCGGGCGATAACGGAAAGGAATTTAACGCGCGGGACTGGATAAAGGCCGGTTAA
- a CDS encoding glycosyltransferase family 39 protein, with product MLGFFLRAVNISENPPELFSDELINFVSARSVAEKGRDLHGNLALYFSDRTEPRPPVYGYSAYVSSMIFGDGPICIRAPAIFFGLVCIVLVYLVTRELFGGERAPLFAAFFMAVIPWSIHYSRVGWEPAAFLPLLLLAVYTMVYGIGRGKKWITVLSFGMFSVTVYTYQAAPLYAFLFLAALVIIYRRYFLREWKVFAAGCFLAGILVIPHISTVLNEDMMHSRAERIFTFSEGVTPESIGTFFENYVSHYKPSFLFEHGDSNLRHGAGTGTVYRVMLPLMLAGLVYLFKSGFDRKSVAFILFWIAVFPLAAALTNDGVPHATRSLTGAPLLCILGGLGAGGLVATLARRTGRPAYPTALAALIVVSSLASLALFAKRYYYEYPKQSCGAWECGHRDIFAAL from the coding sequence GTGCTGGGGTTTTTTCTCAGAGCCGTAAATATCTCCGAAAACCCGCCCGAGCTCTTTTCGGACGAGCTCATAAACTTCGTCTCCGCACGGAGCGTCGCCGAAAAGGGGCGCGACCTTCACGGGAATCTCGCACTCTACTTTTCCGATAGGACCGAGCCGCGTCCGCCGGTCTACGGGTATTCCGCTTACGTCTCATCCATGATATTCGGCGACGGTCCCATCTGCATAAGGGCCCCCGCAATCTTCTTCGGCCTCGTCTGCATCGTTCTCGTCTACCTGGTCACACGCGAGCTCTTCGGGGGCGAGAGGGCCCCCCTCTTCGCCGCATTCTTCATGGCTGTAATCCCGTGGTCGATCCACTACTCCCGCGTCGGATGGGAGCCCGCAGCATTCCTCCCGCTGCTCCTCCTGGCGGTTTACACGATGGTGTACGGTATTGGACGCGGAAAGAAATGGATAACGGTTTTATCCTTCGGGATGTTCTCGGTCACGGTTTATACGTATCAGGCGGCGCCGCTGTACGCATTTTTATTTCTGGCGGCTCTCGTGATCATTTACCGGAGGTACTTTCTCCGCGAATGGAAGGTGTTCGCGGCGGGCTGTTTTCTTGCGGGGATTCTCGTAATCCCGCATATTTCGACCGTTTTGAACGAAGATATGATGCATTCCCGGGCGGAAAGGATCTTCACTTTTTCCGAAGGGGTGACGCCGGAATCGATCGGCACTTTTTTCGAGAACTACGTAAGCCATTATAAGCCCTCCTTCCTCTTTGAGCATGGTGATTCCAACTTGAGGCACGGAGCGGGCACGGGGACTGTTTACCGGGTCATGCTGCCGCTTATGCTCGCCGGGCTCGTGTATCTCTTCAAATCCGGCTTCGATAGAAAGAGCGTCGCCTTTATCCTCTTCTGGATAGCGGTGTTTCCCCTGGCCGCGGCGCTGACGAACGACGGCGTTCCGCACGCGACGAGGTCGCTCACGGGCGCGCCGCTCTTGTGCATCCTGGGCGGCCTGGGTGCGGGCGGCCTCGTCGCGACGCTCGCCCGCAGGACCGGGCGGCCCGCATACCCCACGGCCCTCGCCGCCTTGATAGTCGTCTCGTCTCTGGCGTCGCTGGCCTTGTTCGCGAAGAGGTATTATTACGAGTATCCGAAACAGTCCTGCGGCGCCTGGGAGTGCGGGCACAGGGATATATTCGCCGCGCTCTAA
- a CDS encoding cytochrome C: MKVRSIFSSLLIAAAAISGAAFFVSCTHEKVPVSTEKTEQDRYANGEYIVKIAGCNDCHTAGYTEAAGDMPVEKWLTGSPLGWRGPWGTTYASNLRLLVASMTEEEWVHLAHNTKWLPPMPWYVLREMKESDLADIYYFVKALGPAGEPMPRYLPPDQDPEGPYVDFPGHP; the protein is encoded by the coding sequence ATGAAAGTGAGGTCGATTTTTTCGAGTTTGCTGATCGCGGCCGCGGCCATTTCGGGAGCGGCTTTTTTTGTTTCCTGCACACACGAGAAAGTGCCCGTAAGCACTGAAAAGACGGAGCAGGATAGGTACGCCAACGGCGAGTACATAGTCAAAATAGCCGGGTGCAACGACTGCCACACGGCGGGATACACGGAAGCCGCCGGGGATATGCCGGTTGAAAAATGGCTCACCGGGAGCCCTCTCGGATGGCGCGGCCCGTGGGGCACGACGTACGCCTCTAACCTGAGGCTGCTCGTCGCTTCGATGACCGAAGAGGAGTGGGTTCACCTGGCGCACAATACGAAGTGGCTTCCGCCCATGCCATGGTACGTTCTCAGGGAAATGAAGGAATCGGACCTTGCCGACATATACTATTTCGTGAAGGCCCTGGGGCCTGCCGGCGAGCCCATGCCCAGGTACCTTCCGCCGGATCAGGACCCCGAAGGCCCCTACGTCGATTTCCCGGGACATCCTTAA
- a CDS encoding lactate utilization protein C, with amino-acid sequence MTADSREEILHRIRKGLGKGEGGESKDAYPPEPANSPADDGLSKDSLADTFAESLSGINTSVYRANRDGVLEFVTGFIKERGVKSFSIWETAYLESLGIARSLEGGGLDIAPAEDKAGIAGTGIGITEADYAIADTGSLVLLSSPERPRGVSLIPPVHLAIVRKENILSDIGELFGLLDEIYESPEAVPACTTFITGPSRTADIELNLTLGVHGPKELHVLIVS; translated from the coding sequence ATGACGGCCGATTCGCGCGAAGAGATACTCCACAGGATAAGGAAGGGCCTCGGGAAAGGGGAGGGCGGCGAGAGTAAAGATGCGTATCCCCCGGAACCGGCGAATTCACCTGCAGACGACGGGCTGTCCAAAGACAGCCTTGCCGACACTTTCGCCGAGTCCCTATCCGGAATCAACACGTCCGTTTACAGGGCGAACCGGGACGGAGTTCTCGAATTCGTAACCGGCTTCATCAAAGAAAGGGGCGTGAAGTCCTTCTCGATATGGGAGACGGCATACCTGGAGTCGCTCGGCATTGCCCGTTCCCTCGAAGGCGGCGGGCTCGACATCGCCCCGGCCGAAGACAAGGCCGGAATCGCCGGTACGGGCATCGGGATCACCGAGGCCGATTATGCCATCGCCGATACCGGATCGCTCGTCCTCCTTTCGTCGCCCGAAAGGCCGAGGGGCGTCTCACTCATCCCGCCGGTACATCTCGCCATAGTCAGGAAAGAAAATATACTGAGCGACATCGGGGAATTATTCGGCCTGCTCGATGAAATTTACGAATCCCCCGAAGCCGTACCCGCCTGCACTACGTTCATCACGGGGCCCAGCAGGACGGCGGACATAGAGCTCAATCTCACCCTGGGCGTCCACGGCCCGAAAGAGCTCCACGTCCTGATAGTTTCCTGA
- a CDS encoding LutB/LldF family L-lactate oxidation iron-sulfur protein codes for MNFERDSARAVGDKNLQSALVKVTDRFRAARKRASDETPGWDALRGRAREIKKHTIAHLDEYLLELEKNVRKAGGHVHWARDAEEARNIIIDIARRNGVKSVVKSKSMATEEIELNRGLEAAGIRAVETDLGEYIIQLAGEHPSHIIAPAIHKTRHDISELFAEKLGVPYLSEPEELTKVARERLRGEFLGAGMGVSGANFGVAETGTIVIVENEGNARLTTTVPPIHVALMGIEKLLPRFGDLSLFLPLLVRSATGQKTSTYISLITGPRRRDDRDGPEEFHLVLLDNGRAGILADPETRESLYCIRCGACLNNCPVYRKVGGHSYGWVYSGPIGAIINPQLMGIDRAPELPFASSLCGACRDVCPVNIDFPKVLLELRSKVVAMKEKTGGTGAIMEALSFRFWRTVVTHRKIYELALRLSRYAQLPWKRGGVLRSLPYPFSRWTDERDFPAVSETTFRERWKEMSRKGGPR; via the coding sequence GTGAACTTCGAGAGGGACTCGGCGCGGGCCGTCGGTGACAAGAATCTCCAGAGCGCGCTCGTTAAGGTCACCGACCGCTTCAGGGCCGCGAGGAAACGCGCCAGCGACGAGACGCCCGGGTGGGACGCCCTCAGGGGCCGCGCCCGCGAGATAAAAAAGCACACTATAGCCCACCTCGACGAATATCTCCTCGAGCTCGAAAAGAATGTCCGGAAGGCGGGCGGACACGTCCACTGGGCGAGGGACGCCGAAGAAGCCCGGAATATCATAATCGACATCGCACGCCGGAATGGCGTAAAATCCGTCGTCAAGAGCAAGTCCATGGCGACCGAGGAGATAGAGCTCAACCGGGGCCTCGAAGCGGCGGGCATAAGGGCCGTCGAGACGGACCTCGGCGAGTACATCATACAGCTCGCAGGCGAGCACCCGTCGCACATAATCGCCCCCGCGATACACAAGACCCGCCACGACATATCCGAGCTCTTCGCCGAGAAGCTCGGCGTGCCCTATTTGAGCGAGCCCGAGGAGCTTACGAAAGTCGCGCGCGAAAGGCTCCGCGGCGAATTCCTCGGCGCGGGCATGGGCGTCTCGGGGGCCAACTTCGGCGTCGCCGAGACGGGCACCATAGTCATCGTCGAAAACGAGGGCAATGCGCGCCTTACGACGACAGTCCCCCCGATACACGTCGCCCTCATGGGCATCGAAAAGCTCCTTCCCCGGTTCGGCGACCTCTCGCTCTTCCTGCCGCTCCTCGTCAGGAGCGCGACCGGGCAGAAGACGTCTACCTACATATCGCTCATCACCGGCCCCCGGCGAAGGGACGACAGGGACGGGCCGGAAGAGTTTCACCTCGTACTACTCGATAACGGGCGGGCCGGAATACTCGCCGATCCCGAGACGCGGGAATCGCTTTACTGCATAAGATGCGGCGCATGCCTCAACAACTGCCCCGTCTACAGGAAGGTGGGCGGGCATTCCTACGGATGGGTGTATTCCGGCCCCATCGGCGCGATAATAAACCCACAGCTCATGGGGATAGACAGGGCCCCCGAGCTCCCCTTCGCATCGTCCCTCTGCGGGGCGTGCAGGGACGTCTGCCCGGTGAACATCGATTTCCCGAAGGTTCTGCTCGAGCTGAGGAGCAAGGTCGTCGCCATGAAAGAGAAGACCGGCGGGACGGGCGCAATCATGGAGGCGCTGTCGTTCAGGTTCTGGCGCACGGTCGTCACGCACAGAAAGATATACGAGCTGGCGCTCCGGCTTTCCCGTTACGCACAGCTCCCCTGGAAGAGGGGAGGGGTGCTCCGGTCGCTCCCGTATCCTTTTTCGAGGTGGACGGACGAGAGGGATTTCCCGGCCGTGAGTGAAACGACGTTCAGGGAGAGGTGGAAGGAAATGAGCCGTAAGGGGGGCCCACGATGA
- a CDS encoding (Fe-S)-binding protein produces MRANLFITCLVDTFFPQVGESMVRVLERLGVDVRFPGEQTCCGQPAFNSGYRADARAVAERFVSVFGEALSHGEDEESYVVCPSGSCTTMVKVFYKELFHNEPKMLDKLRLITDRTYEFSEFLVNILGRTDVGARYDGVVTYHDSCHLLRELGVKDAPRELIASVEGLEFREMPLHDSCCGFGGTFSIKFPKVSVSMLDEKLDSITGTGADTVVSSDMGCLMNIGGAISRRGLPVKVMHLAELLANTGKG; encoded by the coding sequence ATGAGAGCTAATCTTTTTATCACCTGCCTCGTGGATACGTTCTTCCCGCAGGTGGGCGAGAGCATGGTCAGGGTCCTCGAAAGGCTCGGTGTAGACGTACGTTTCCCCGGGGAGCAGACGTGCTGCGGCCAGCCCGCCTTCAACAGCGGTTACAGGGCCGACGCGCGGGCAGTCGCGGAGAGGTTCGTTTCGGTCTTCGGCGAGGCGTTGTCGCATGGCGAAGACGAGGAATCGTACGTCGTATGCCCCTCGGGGTCGTGCACGACCATGGTTAAAGTATTTTATAAGGAACTATTCCACAACGAGCCTAAAATGCTCGACAAACTTCGCCTGATTACGGACAGGACGTACGAATTCTCTGAATTCCTGGTAAATATCCTCGGGAGGACGGACGTGGGTGCGAGGTACGACGGCGTCGTCACGTATCACGACTCGTGCCACCTCCTCCGCGAGCTCGGCGTGAAGGACGCCCCGCGCGAGCTCATAGCGTCCGTCGAGGGGCTCGAGTTCCGGGAGATGCCGCTTCACGACTCGTGCTGCGGCTTCGGCGGGACGTTCTCCATAAAATTCCCGAAGGTGTCGGTGTCGATGCTCGACGAGAAGCTTGACTCCATAACCGGGACAGGGGCCGACACGGTCGTATCGTCCGACATGGGGTGCCTCATGAACATAGGCGGGGCGATAAGCAGGCGGGGGCTCCCCGTGAAGGTGATGCACCTCGCGGAGCTCCTGGCAAACACCGGAAAAGGGTAG
- a CDS encoding isochorismatase has translation MHKRELPPPSHFRPERAGEVWRVEYGEIARSAREWADVHGLGPASGDEHRVALVIVDAQNTFCIPGFELFVGGRSGTGAVDDNRRLCEFIYRNLGVITEIAPTMDTHQAMQIFHAVFFVNDEGGHPAPYTSISVEDIESGKWKFNRLLSRNLAYPDDYIERHLLHYVKELRKSGKYELTVWPYHAMLGGIGHALASSVEEAVFFHSMARHSQPDIHVKGDHPLTEHYSVLAPEVTTGPDGEPLRQRQESLFQKPVASAAIYRKLLDFDAVVIAGQAKSHCVAWTIADLLKRAHEGDASLVRKIYLLEDCTSPVVVPGVIDYTDEADRAFGEFAAAGMHVVRSTGPIEDWPGMKF, from the coding sequence ATGCATAAAAGAGAGTTGCCGCCGCCCTCTCACTTCAGGCCCGAAAGGGCGGGCGAGGTATGGCGGGTCGAGTACGGGGAAATAGCTAGGTCGGCAAGGGAATGGGCCGACGTGCACGGGCTCGGCCCGGCCTCGGGGGACGAGCACCGCGTCGCGCTCGTGATAGTGGACGCACAGAATACGTTCTGCATCCCGGGGTTCGAGCTCTTCGTAGGAGGGCGATCGGGCACGGGGGCCGTGGACGACAACAGGAGGCTATGCGAGTTCATATACAGGAACCTCGGCGTAATCACCGAGATCGCCCCGACCATGGACACCCATCAGGCCATGCAGATATTCCACGCCGTATTTTTCGTGAACGACGAGGGCGGGCATCCCGCTCCCTACACGAGCATTTCGGTCGAGGACATAGAAAGCGGGAAGTGGAAGTTCAACAGGTTGCTGAGCCGTAACCTCGCCTACCCCGACGACTACATCGAAAGGCATCTCCTCCATTACGTAAAGGAGCTAAGGAAGTCGGGGAAGTACGAGCTTACCGTATGGCCCTATCACGCGATGCTGGGCGGCATCGGACACGCGCTCGCCTCGTCCGTCGAGGAGGCAGTCTTCTTCCATTCGATGGCGCGGCACAGCCAGCCCGACATACACGTGAAGGGAGACCACCCGCTGACGGAGCACTATTCCGTCCTCGCGCCCGAGGTTACGACGGGGCCCGACGGTGAGCCGCTCAGGCAGAGACAGGAGTCTCTCTTTCAGAAGCCGGTGGCCTCGGCGGCGATTTACAGGAAGCTCCTCGACTTCGACGCCGTCGTGATCGCCGGGCAGGCGAAGAGCCACTGCGTCGCGTGGACCATCGCGGATCTTCTGAAGCGGGCGCACGAGGGGGACGCAAGCCTCGTCCGGAAGATATATCTCCTCGAGGACTGCACGTCGCCGGTAGTCGTCCCGGGCGTTATAGACTATACCGACGAGGCCGACAGGGCGTTCGGGGAATTCGCGGCCGCGGGTATGCACGTCGTCCGCTCGACGGGGCCCATAGAGGACTGGCCGGGCATGAAATTCTAG
- a CDS encoding histidine triad nucleotide-binding protein codes for MSSIFTKIINREIPAVIVYEDDLCISFRDIDPKAPQHILIVPKKEIKSLAEVTDEDAPLLGHLLVTAARIAKEQGISDSGYRIVVNTNKEGGQEVSHLHLHLLGGRRMEWPPG; via the coding sequence ATGAGCTCGATTTTTACGAAGATAATAAACAGGGAAATCCCGGCCGTCATAGTCTACGAGGACGACCTCTGCATATCGTTCCGCGACATCGACCCCAAGGCCCCGCAGCACATACTGATCGTCCCGAAGAAAGAGATCAAATCCCTCGCCGAAGTCACGGATGAGGACGCCCCGCTTCTCGGGCACCTCCTCGTCACGGCCGCCCGGATCGCCAAGGAGCAGGGCATTTCGGATTCGGGATACCGGATAGTAGTCAACACGAACAAGGAAGGCGGGCAGGAAGTGAGCCACCTTCACCTTCACCTGCTCGGCGGCCGCCGGATGGAATGGCCCCCGGGATAA